The Halomonas sp. KG2 genome contains a region encoding:
- a CDS encoding proline racemase family protein, protein MKNLHTIQLMDTHAGGDVSRIVTGGIGVLPGATVRQQMEFLRDDADGLRRLLLEEPYGIPEMSVDLLVPSSHPDAVAGYIIMEVMGYPIYSGSNTLCTATAVLESGLVPKQEGIQRFKLEAPAGLVQIEAKVCNGVVESVTCEGLPSYIDTYRDTIQVPELGAITYSVAYSGGFYALVDAEELGFKLVRSEEQALAACAYKIVEAIQAQRGFSHYTLGDVGPLPFLHFMGPEEKVAEGYIRSRSTTYVHPGVICRSTTGTGTSARLALMNYEGRLRIGDKLETVSLRETGFIGTFTGTHQEGAYQVVENTTTGRSYVLAESNIVINCDDPMVACGELHHILSDRHTEEG, encoded by the coding sequence ATGAAGAATCTGCATACGATTCAGCTGATGGATACTCATGCCGGTGGTGATGTTAGCCGTATTGTGACGGGGGGGATCGGTGTGCTTCCTGGTGCCACAGTACGCCAACAAATGGAGTTTCTGCGTGATGATGCCGATGGTTTGCGACGGCTGTTGCTAGAAGAGCCGTATGGTATTCCGGAGATGTCGGTAGATCTGTTGGTGCCTTCCTCGCATCCGGACGCCGTCGCGGGCTATATCATTATGGAAGTCATGGGCTACCCGATTTATTCGGGCTCTAACACGCTGTGTACAGCCACTGCTGTGTTGGAAAGTGGGCTTGTCCCCAAGCAGGAAGGTATTCAACGCTTTAAACTGGAAGCACCCGCAGGCTTGGTGCAAATTGAAGCGAAGGTGTGCAATGGGGTAGTGGAGTCTGTTACCTGTGAAGGCCTGCCAAGCTATATCGACACCTATCGCGACACGATTCAAGTTCCGGAACTGGGAGCAATTACCTACTCAGTCGCTTACAGCGGTGGCTTTTATGCCTTGGTAGATGCCGAAGAGTTAGGCTTCAAGCTAGTACGCAGTGAGGAGCAGGCGCTTGCCGCTTGTGCTTATAAAATTGTTGAGGCGATCCAAGCGCAGCGCGGCTTTTCCCATTACACCCTGGGAGATGTAGGGCCATTGCCGTTTTTACATTTTATGGGGCCGGAAGAGAAAGTAGCTGAAGGCTATATTCGCTCGCGTTCAACAACGTATGTACATCCTGGTGTTATTTGTCGTAGCACCACTGGCACGGGCACCTCAGCGCGGTTGGCGCTGATGAATTATGAAGGTCGGCTGAGAATCGGTGATAAGTTAGAAACCGTATCACTACGTGAAACGGGGTTTATTGGTACCTTCACCGGTACGCATCAGGAAGGCGCTTATCAAGTGGTGGAGAACACCACGACTGGCCGTAGCTATGTGTTGGCAGAATCAAACATCGTGATTAACTGCGACGACCCGATGGTGGCGTGTGGCGAACTGCATCACATTCTGAGTGACCGGCATACAGAAGAGGGCTAG
- a CDS encoding zinc-binding dehydrogenase: MAEAVPQVPKTMSAMLLTGHGDVDKLQYRQDVITPKPGAGQVLVQVTATAKNNTDRKAREGLYPTKGKEEVTSFAMGGSPTLTFPRIQGADIAGRVAAVGEGVDASRIGERGLLDFNIYADERRDINLTPDYYGHGADGGYADFVVVPADQFHHVPNPELHDAELAAMGMCSYQTAYHMMTSANIGAGERVLVTGASGGVGTALIQLCRIVGAIPYAVSQPDKADALLALGAEVVIDRGDLSTFVERVLATTDGKPIDAVMDLVGGQMTDLFIDTMIVDMQGRSSYPRLSIAGASGGNISEIMWTRVYLYQVQIFGVSHGTREEAEQLIEWIRSGALKPVLHAAFKLSDLHNAERYFVNRGSNYLGKIVIVPDAQWETHGAPFALTTA; the protein is encoded by the coding sequence ATGGCCGAAGCTGTACCTCAAGTACCTAAAACGATGTCTGCCATGTTGTTAACAGGCCATGGTGATGTAGATAAATTACAGTACCGGCAGGATGTTATTACCCCTAAACCAGGGGCGGGGCAAGTGCTGGTTCAGGTAACGGCAACGGCCAAAAATAATACCGACCGGAAAGCGCGTGAAGGGCTTTATCCTACGAAAGGGAAAGAGGAAGTCACATCGTTTGCGATGGGCGGATCGCCTACACTGACATTTCCTCGTATTCAAGGGGCTGATATTGCTGGGCGCGTGGCGGCAGTAGGCGAGGGCGTGGATGCTTCACGTATTGGAGAACGAGGCCTGCTCGATTTTAATATTTACGCTGATGAGCGTCGCGATATCAATCTGACGCCAGATTATTATGGCCACGGGGCTGATGGTGGCTATGCTGACTTTGTCGTCGTCCCAGCCGATCAGTTTCATCATGTTCCCAACCCTGAACTGCACGATGCAGAGCTTGCTGCAATGGGGATGTGCTCGTATCAGACGGCTTATCACATGATGACGTCTGCCAACATTGGCGCGGGTGAACGTGTGCTGGTGACAGGCGCCAGTGGCGGTGTTGGAACGGCGTTAATTCAGCTTTGTCGGATCGTGGGCGCTATTCCTTACGCTGTCAGCCAACCGGATAAAGCCGATGCGCTTCTGGCGTTGGGTGCAGAAGTAGTCATCGATCGGGGTGATTTATCAACGTTTGTTGAGCGTGTATTGGCGACCACTGATGGTAAGCCAATTGATGCAGTGATGGACTTGGTCGGTGGGCAGATGACCGATCTGTTTATCGATACCATGATTGTTGATATGCAAGGCCGTAGCAGTTATCCGCGGCTTTCCATTGCAGGTGCGAGTGGTGGCAATATCAGCGAGATTATGTGGACTCGCGTCTACTTGTACCAAGTGCAGATTTTTGGTGTTTCCCATGGTACTCGTGAAGAGGCTGAACAACTGATTGAGTGGATTCGCAGTGGGGCACTAAAACCAGTGCTGCACGCGGCCTTTAAACTATCAGATCTACATAACGCTGAGCGCTACTTTGTAAACCGTGGCAGTAACTACTTGGGAAAAATAGTTATTGTTCCTGATGCGCAGTGGGAAACCCATGGTGCACCGTTTGCCCTCACCACCGCCTAG
- the nfsA gene encoding oxygen-insensitive NADPH nitroreductase — protein MNDVIKLLQSHRSIRKFTDQKISRGLLLELIKAGQAAATSSHVQAYTIINVTDSANREKIAEYAGGQGYVASSAVFLVFCADMKRPTEASERTGANVERGMTEQLLVATVDTALVAQNVAVAAESEGLGICYIGGIRNNPQAISELLHLPDHVYPVFGMCLGYPAHDPEVKPRLPVEAILKEDTYREDTEQVEAFDSTMQAYYQTRSTGNKTTDWSHNLTPLFDSKLRPHMRDFLVKRGFEMK, from the coding sequence ATGAATGATGTTATCAAACTGCTTCAATCCCACCGCTCTATCCGCAAGTTTACCGATCAGAAGATTTCGCGTGGGCTGCTGTTAGAGCTCATCAAAGCGGGCCAGGCCGCAGCCACATCAAGCCATGTGCAGGCCTACACCATTATTAATGTCACAGACTCAGCGAATCGCGAAAAAATCGCTGAATACGCCGGTGGTCAAGGCTATGTCGCAAGTAGCGCGGTTTTTTTAGTGTTTTGTGCGGATATGAAGCGCCCGACAGAGGCGTCTGAACGGACAGGTGCCAACGTTGAACGAGGTATGACAGAACAGCTATTGGTCGCCACCGTTGATACTGCTCTAGTGGCACAAAACGTTGCAGTGGCCGCTGAGTCTGAAGGGCTTGGAATTTGTTATATCGGTGGTATACGCAATAATCCTCAGGCGATCAGCGAACTTTTGCATTTGCCTGACCATGTTTATCCGGTGTTTGGTATGTGCCTTGGCTATCCGGCCCATGACCCTGAGGTTAAGCCGCGTCTACCGGTAGAGGCTATTCTCAAGGAAGATACTTACCGTGAAGATACTGAGCAAGTCGAAGCGTTTGACAGCACTATGCAGGCTTACTACCAAACACGCAGCACGGGTAACAAAACGACTGACTGGTCGCATAATCTAACGCCGCTCTTCGATTCAAAACTGCGTCCCCACATGCGTGACTTTTTAGTTAAGCGTGGTTTTGAAATGAAGTAA
- a CDS encoding NAD(P)-dependent alcohol dehydrogenase translates to MSQAKSYAAFSADKPLAPFTFDRREPRPDDVAIEILYCGVCHSDLHFARDDWGMSQYPVVPGHEIVGRVTAVGDDVTRFKAGDLVGVGCMVDSCRTCSACKDGVEQYCLEGFTMTYGGPDRQDGTLTQGGYSDAIVVSEHFVLQMPEGIDLASAAPILCAGITTYSPLKHHGVGKGHKVGVIGMGGLGHMGVKLAKALGAEVTVFTRSDAKVAEAKRNGADHVVVSSDQAQMEAVAETFDFMLDTVPVQHDLNPYLTSLKYNGTHIIVGLLEPIEPAIEAFNLVFKRRVVAGSLIGGIAETEELLKLCAEQNITCDIEMLDINNINEGFERMEKGDVRYRFVIDMATLKDTAA, encoded by the coding sequence ATGAGCCAAGCAAAATCTTATGCTGCCTTTTCTGCTGATAAACCACTCGCGCCATTCACCTTTGATCGACGTGAGCCCCGTCCAGATGATGTTGCCATTGAAATCCTTTACTGTGGTGTTTGTCACAGTGACCTACACTTTGCCCGAGATGACTGGGGCATGAGTCAATACCCTGTGGTACCTGGCCATGAGATTGTCGGCCGTGTAACCGCTGTTGGTGATGACGTGACACGTTTTAAGGCGGGTGATTTAGTCGGCGTAGGTTGCATGGTCGACTCTTGCCGCACATGTTCTGCTTGTAAAGATGGCGTGGAACAATACTGCCTGGAAGGGTTTACGATGACCTACGGCGGCCCTGACCGCCAAGACGGCACGCTAACCCAAGGCGGCTATTCAGATGCCATCGTGGTGAGCGAGCATTTTGTGCTGCAAATGCCAGAGGGCATTGATCTAGCCTCCGCGGCACCTATTCTCTGTGCGGGAATTACGACGTATTCACCGCTCAAACATCATGGCGTTGGTAAAGGTCACAAAGTAGGCGTGATAGGCATGGGCGGCCTCGGTCATATGGGCGTGAAATTGGCCAAAGCACTGGGTGCGGAAGTCACCGTCTTTACTCGCTCGGATGCCAAGGTAGCAGAAGCAAAGCGCAATGGTGCGGATCACGTAGTGGTATCCAGTGACCAAGCGCAAATGGAGGCTGTCGCAGAAACGTTCGATTTCATGCTGGATACCGTTCCTGTTCAGCACGACCTAAACCCCTATCTTACTTCTCTGAAATATAACGGTACGCATATTATTGTTGGCCTGTTAGAACCGATTGAGCCTGCTATTGAAGCATTCAATTTGGTGTTTAAGCGTCGCGTGGTAGCTGGTTCGCTGATTGGTGGTATCGCTGAAACGGAAGAGCTGCTCAAGCTTTGTGCAGAGCAGAACATCACTTGCGATATTGAGATGCTGGATATTAACAACATCAATGAGGGCTTTGAGCGTATGGAGAAAGGTGACGTACGCTATCGCTTTGTGATTGATATGGCAACGCTGAAAGATACTGCTGCGTAG
- a CDS encoding DUF1289 domain-containing protein: protein MSSDSSTTLCAARPLSPCIQVCNIDPASSLCQGCGRTLDEIACWGSMTEAEKTPVWERLEQTGYVDALRREER from the coding sequence ATGTCCAGCGACTCATCCACTACACTCTGTGCTGCTCGCCCGCTGTCGCCCTGCATTCAGGTATGCAACATTGATCCAGCCTCTTCATTGTGCCAAGGCTGCGGTCGGACGCTAGATGAAATTGCCTGTTGGGGAAGTATGACCGAGGCCGAGAAGACCCCGGTATGGGAGCGGCTTGAGCAAACAGGCTACGTCGATGCATTACGCAGAGAAGAGCGCTAG
- the arfB gene encoding aminoacyl-tRNA hydrolase: MLTISNNVTIADWEIDISQIRAQGSGGQNVNKVASAVHLRFDIQSSTLPPIYKERLMALSDQRISKEGVVIIKAQSYRTLELNKEDALARLKALIQSAGKQQKTRRPTKPTKGSQRRRVDHKTRKGKTKSLRGKVPLS, from the coding sequence ATGCTCACTATCTCAAATAACGTGACAATAGCGGACTGGGAAATCGATATTAGTCAGATCAGAGCGCAAGGCTCGGGTGGCCAAAACGTCAATAAAGTCGCCTCTGCGGTGCATTTACGTTTCGATATTCAAAGCTCTACACTACCGCCGATTTATAAAGAGCGTTTAATGGCGCTGTCTGATCAGCGTATTAGTAAAGAGGGCGTGGTGATTATCAAAGCGCAAAGCTATCGCACCCTGGAGTTGAACAAAGAAGACGCTCTTGCACGCTTAAAAGCACTGATTCAAAGTGCTGGCAAGCAGCAGAAAACGCGGCGGCCAACTAAGCCCACCAAAGGCTCACAGCGACGCCGTGTGGACCACAAAACGCGTAAAGGCAAAACGAAGTCGCTGCGTGGTAAAGTGCCACTCTCATAA
- a CDS encoding LysR substrate-binding domain-containing protein — translation MIRELKTLVAVAQHGTFAAAGLQVGLTQAAVSAQMKRLEEALGIALFERSGRTAVLTQRGEETLLQAQTLLGLYATLGVSPLGQGLGSRVTIGAIASIQRTVLPDIVARFHQQFSECRTRIVPGLSMDLMNQVDAGELDMAVIIRPPFSLHSDLRWTPIAHEPFRLLVPQELPGDCWRELLTHSPFVRYDRASFGGRQVGRFLRDNHCQVRDLCELDELEAIVKLVGNAVGVALVPQPIALKRWPQTVRAISLEEHTFHRDIGLVHRAVGHLSEPARAFAQLLAESSQQL, via the coding sequence ATGATACGAGAACTTAAAACGCTAGTAGCCGTGGCACAGCACGGTACTTTTGCGGCGGCAGGCCTCCAGGTTGGCCTCACCCAAGCCGCGGTAAGTGCTCAAATGAAGCGTCTGGAAGAGGCCCTGGGCATTGCGCTATTTGAACGCAGCGGCCGAACTGCGGTGCTTACCCAGCGGGGCGAAGAGACGTTACTTCAGGCCCAAACTCTACTCGGGTTATACGCCACGCTAGGCGTTTCACCATTAGGCCAAGGGCTTGGCAGCCGTGTCACTATTGGTGCCATTGCCTCTATCCAGCGTACTGTGTTGCCAGATATTGTAGCGCGCTTTCATCAGCAGTTTTCCGAGTGTCGCACCCGCATCGTGCCAGGTCTTTCCATGGACTTAATGAACCAGGTAGATGCGGGCGAGCTGGATATGGCTGTTATTATTCGGCCGCCTTTTTCGCTGCATAGCGATCTGCGTTGGACGCCCATTGCCCACGAGCCGTTTCGCTTGCTTGTCCCGCAGGAGTTACCTGGTGATTGCTGGCGGGAGCTGCTAACCCACTCCCCTTTTGTTCGCTACGACCGCGCTTCTTTCGGTGGACGCCAAGTAGGCCGCTTTTTAAGGGACAACCACTGCCAAGTTCGCGACCTGTGTGAGCTGGACGAGCTTGAAGCCATTGTGAAGCTGGTGGGTAACGCCGTGGGCGTTGCTTTAGTACCGCAGCCAATAGCGCTAAAACGCTGGCCCCAAACAGTTCGAGCCATCTCGTTAGAAGAGCATACGTTTCATCGAGATATTGGGTTAGTGCATCGCGCTGTTGGCCATCTAAGCGAACCTGCCCGTGCGTTTGCCCAGCTTCTAGCTGAATCATCACAGCAACTCTAA
- a CDS encoding VOC family protein, with protein sequence MSLSPFHLAIPVYDVALARAFYNDVFGLEEGRSSDHWVDFNFFGHQLVIHEHPKTPGQQSAHTNPVDGHNVPVPHFGVILEWDEWEALAERLKARHTDFVIAPYVRFKGEVGEQATMFLLDPCGNALEFKAFKDQGQIFAK encoded by the coding sequence ATGAGTCTTTCCCCTTTCCATCTCGCCATCCCTGTTTACGATGTCGCCCTAGCCAGAGCATTCTATAACGACGTATTTGGCCTGGAAGAAGGGCGCTCTAGCGATCACTGGGTCGACTTTAATTTCTTCGGCCATCAGTTGGTGATTCACGAACATCCGAAAACACCCGGCCAGCAGAGTGCTCACACTAACCCGGTCGATGGCCATAATGTACCGGTGCCGCACTTTGGCGTGATTTTGGAATGGGATGAGTGGGAAGCCTTAGCCGAGCGCTTGAAAGCGCGGCATACCGATTTCGTGATTGCGCCATACGTTCGCTTTAAAGGCGAAGTAGGGGAGCAAGCCACTATGTTCTTACTCGATCCCTGTGGTAATGCCTTGGAGTTTAAAGCGTTTAAAGATCAGGGTCAGATTTTTGCCAAGTAA
- a CDS encoding ribbon-helix-helix domain-containing protein: MCKLFIDADPELWRSATHSLRIDGMVTSVRMENYFWHLLEEMAQRDGMNTAQLITRLYHESIDAGHDLGNFTSFLRVCALRYQALQLSGDIPKNVEVAIGSLDAQQILSREAAARTNQMH; this comes from the coding sequence ATGTGCAAGCTGTTTATTGATGCTGACCCGGAGCTATGGCGCAGCGCCACACACTCACTGCGCATTGATGGCATGGTGACCAGCGTTCGCATGGAAAACTACTTCTGGCACCTTCTGGAAGAGATGGCTCAACGGGATGGGATGAACACGGCTCAACTGATTACGCGGCTTTATCATGAGTCGATTGATGCTGGCCACGATCTTGGCAATTTCACCTCATTTTTGCGTGTCTGCGCGCTACGTTACCAAGCGCTACAGCTTAGCGGTGATATTCCCAAAAATGTAGAGGTGGCGATTGGCTCGCTAGATGCGCAGCAAATTCTGAGCAGAGAAGCTGCCGCGCGTACTAACCAAATGCACTGA
- a CDS encoding AraC family transcriptional regulator, whose translation MVANTELVGNALADLISPLVTGDGLSVSRLPRVGLLCLGRRQERTPLMYEPSLIIIAQGRKIGYLGDREIHYNPGHYLVQTLPLPFECETHGSPEAPLLGISVKLDPALLSEMVTAMGDMSHSHLAPKPMASVAMNDGMQAAVLRLANALHDEVECIAMGEARIREVVFEALKGEQGRALRALVKGHGHYSRIVQVLSQLHAHFAEDFTVDQLAQQANMSISTFHQHFKQITRSSPAQYLKRLRLLKAQQLLLQDSHNVNQAAQAVGYRSVPQFSRDYKRYFGASPLQHRRQEQALRA comes from the coding sequence ATGGTGGCCAACACCGAACTCGTCGGCAACGCACTCGCTGATTTGATCTCACCGCTAGTAACGGGGGATGGGCTAAGCGTGTCTCGGTTGCCCAGAGTGGGGCTACTTTGCCTTGGGCGGCGTCAAGAACGAACCCCGTTGATGTACGAACCTAGTCTTATCATCATCGCCCAAGGCCGCAAAATAGGCTATTTAGGCGATCGTGAGATTCATTACAATCCTGGCCACTATCTTGTACAAACCCTGCCGCTACCCTTTGAGTGTGAAACTCACGGCTCGCCGGAAGCACCTTTGCTAGGTATATCGGTGAAGCTAGACCCAGCGTTACTGAGTGAGATGGTCACCGCTATGGGCGATATGAGCCATTCACACCTGGCTCCTAAGCCGATGGCGTCAGTGGCGATGAATGACGGCATGCAAGCCGCGGTGTTGCGCTTGGCAAATGCATTACACGACGAAGTCGAGTGCATTGCCATGGGCGAAGCTAGGATACGAGAGGTGGTGTTTGAAGCGTTAAAAGGCGAGCAAGGCCGCGCCTTACGCGCACTGGTTAAAGGTCACGGTCACTATTCACGTATTGTGCAGGTACTATCGCAGTTGCATGCCCATTTTGCTGAGGACTTTACCGTCGACCAGTTAGCCCAGCAGGCCAATATGAGCATATCGACGTTTCACCAGCACTTTAAGCAGATTACACGTTCGTCACCCGCACAGTATTTAAAAAGACTGCGCCTACTTAAGGCGCAGCAACTGTTGTTGCAAGATAGCCACAATGTGAACCAAGCGGCACAAGCGGTCGGTTATCGCAGCGTGCCTCAATTTAGCAGAGACTATAAGCGCTACTTTGGCGCATCACCGCTGCAGCATAGGCGCCAGGAACAGGCCCTACGTGCTTAA
- a CDS encoding DJ-1/PfpI family protein, giving the protein MSNKRILMITGDFTEDYETMVPFQALMAVGHQVDAVCPDKVAGDTVATAIHDFEGDQTYTEKPGHRFALNADFAKVNPADYDALVVPGGRAPEYLRLNQEVLAMVKHFFDTQKPVAAICHGAQLLAVAKVLEGKQCSAYPACQPEVELAGGHFANLEVTDAVTDGNLVTAPAWPAHPAWLAQFMALLDK; this is encoded by the coding sequence ATGAGCAACAAACGAATTTTAATGATTACCGGTGATTTCACTGAAGATTATGAAACGATGGTGCCTTTCCAGGCACTGATGGCGGTTGGCCATCAAGTCGACGCGGTATGTCCCGACAAGGTCGCCGGTGATACCGTGGCAACGGCTATTCACGATTTTGAAGGTGACCAAACGTATACTGAAAAGCCCGGCCATCGTTTCGCTCTGAACGCCGATTTTGCCAAAGTTAACCCGGCTGACTACGACGCCTTGGTGGTTCCTGGTGGCCGCGCACCTGAATACCTGCGCTTAAACCAGGAAGTACTGGCGATGGTGAAGCACTTTTTTGACACTCAGAAGCCGGTCGCTGCTATCTGTCATGGCGCCCAGCTACTGGCTGTCGCTAAGGTGCTTGAAGGCAAGCAGTGTTCTGCTTATCCGGCTTGCCAGCCAGAAGTGGAACTTGCCGGTGGTCACTTCGCAAACCTGGAGGTCACCGATGCAGTGACGGATGGCAACTTGGTAACTGCACCTGCATGGCCCGCACACCCTGCATGGCTTGCCCAGTTTATGGCGCTATTGGATAAGTAG
- a CDS encoding methyltransferase domain-containing protein, with the protein MSNTPLTPQGQEWNASHYAEHANFVPTLGSDVMKLLAPQPGQRILDLGCGDGALTERIMQLGADVLGVDASAEMVAAAQQRGVTARVVDGHQLPFDQEFDAVFSNAALHWMLDPQTVLAGVKRALKPGGRFVAEFGGHGNVAAICTALIASLQFRGISSRGRHPWYFPTPEEYTNLLQTTGFHVDSIELIPRPTPLPTGIAGWLETFASPFLHGLDEDLQVAIIDNTINLLSHSLSDGQGNWTADYVRLRVSAHV; encoded by the coding sequence ATGTCTAACACCCCTCTCACACCGCAAGGGCAGGAATGGAACGCCAGCCACTACGCGGAACACGCAAATTTTGTTCCCACGTTGGGAAGCGATGTAATGAAGCTTTTAGCGCCACAGCCCGGACAGCGCATCCTGGACCTTGGCTGTGGTGATGGCGCGCTCACCGAGCGTATTATGCAATTAGGTGCCGATGTGCTGGGTGTCGATGCCTCCGCAGAGATGGTCGCCGCCGCCCAACAGCGCGGAGTCACTGCTCGGGTTGTCGATGGGCACCAGTTACCCTTTGACCAAGAATTTGATGCGGTCTTCAGCAACGCGGCGTTGCACTGGATGCTGGACCCGCAAACGGTATTGGCCGGCGTAAAACGCGCACTAAAACCCGGCGGACGTTTTGTTGCAGAGTTTGGGGGGCATGGCAACGTGGCCGCTATTTGTACTGCGCTTATTGCCTCGCTGCAGTTTCGCGGTATTAGCTCACGTGGCCGTCATCCTTGGTACTTTCCCACCCCGGAAGAGTACACAAACCTACTTCAAACGACGGGTTTTCATGTCGATTCTATCGAGCTAATCCCTCGCCCCACACCACTACCCACGGGTATTGCTGGCTGGCTCGAAACCTTTGCAAGCCCGTTTTTGCACGGATTAGATGAGGACCTGCAGGTAGCCATTATTGATAATACGATTAACCTGCTCTCTCACAGTCTAAGTGATGGGCAAGGCAACTGGACCGCCGACTACGTCAGACTGCGGGTCTCTGCCCACGTGTGA
- a CDS encoding DUF1499 domain-containing protein: MAKERSARSRRGGVWPTLLAWLSVIALIASALLMAGAGPAYRWELISLGDAFSLMRNGVYAATAAVAISILLLLFSAFTRRMGAGVAAIFVIVATAALLYMPWQQWQRAQQAPAIHDITTDTQKPPDFVALRDAREAAPNAVDYPGEATARQQQMAYPNLQPLQVAAPKATVLAAAQAEVEASGWQIAAITESTIEATATTRWFGFEDDVIIRLTEQQNGVQVDMRSASRLGTSDVGTNALRIETFLDNLGKRLE, encoded by the coding sequence ATGGCAAAGGAGCGCTCAGCACGTTCGCGTAGAGGAGGAGTTTGGCCAACGCTGCTGGCCTGGCTCAGTGTCATTGCACTGATAGCATCAGCCCTGCTAATGGCTGGAGCAGGGCCAGCCTATCGCTGGGAGTTGATTAGCCTGGGCGACGCCTTCAGCCTGATGCGCAATGGTGTCTATGCAGCAACCGCAGCCGTGGCAATCAGCATCTTGCTGCTGCTCTTCAGCGCCTTTACCCGCCGCATGGGCGCTGGCGTAGCGGCTATCTTCGTTATTGTTGCAACCGCTGCCTTGTTATATATGCCTTGGCAACAATGGCAGCGTGCACAGCAGGCACCGGCCATTCATGACATAACCACCGACACCCAAAAGCCACCCGACTTCGTCGCGTTAAGAGACGCCCGCGAGGCGGCGCCTAATGCGGTTGATTACCCTGGAGAAGCCACCGCGCGTCAGCAACAAATGGCTTATCCTAATCTGCAGCCTTTACAAGTAGCTGCGCCTAAAGCGACCGTTCTAGCAGCAGCTCAGGCAGAAGTAGAAGCGTCCGGCTGGCAGATCGCCGCGATAACAGAGAGCACTATCGAAGCGACCGCAACAACCCGCTGGTTTGGCTTTGAAGATGACGTCATCATTCGTCTTACTGAGCAACAAAACGGCGTGCAGGTGGACATGCGCTCAGCCTCCCGACTGGGGACCAGCGATGTCGGCACCAACGCACTGCGTATCGAAACCTTCCTGGATAATCTGGGTAAGCGGTTAGAATAA
- a CDS encoding DUF3820 family protein — protein MNPEDLEKLVTRTMPFGKYEGWLIADLPGPYLNWFAREGFPKGEIGQLLHLMHEIDHNGLSDLLNPLRKN, from the coding sequence ATGAACCCCGAAGACCTTGAGAAGCTGGTAACGCGTACCATGCCCTTTGGCAAATACGAAGGCTGGCTTATTGCCGATTTGCCTGGTCCCTATTTGAACTGGTTTGCTCGGGAAGGGTTTCCAAAAGGAGAAATTGGTCAACTCCTGCATTTAATGCATGAAATTGACCACAATGGTTTGAGCGACTTGCTCAACCCGCTGCGCAAAAACTGA
- a CDS encoding flavin reductase family protein, with amino-acid sequence MNYLLDEQPLSAGVIYRLLSGSVCPRPIAWVSTQDKNGNTNLAPFSFFNVASVNPPILAFSPLLDGSGLPKDTLRNLTELAECVVHIGNETLIEALNTTSASVPPEQDEFLLAGLEKAEMPGISVPRIAGAPVAFGCKLRDLIRFGDQPLAGSLVLAEIVAIHIDDAIWDGRHINMDVLKPVGRLAGSDYVSISDRFALERPA; translated from the coding sequence ATGAATTACTTACTAGATGAACAACCTTTGAGTGCTGGTGTTATCTACCGTTTGCTGTCAGGCAGTGTCTGTCCAAGGCCAATTGCATGGGTGTCAACTCAAGATAAGAACGGCAATACAAACCTCGCACCGTTCTCCTTTTTTAACGTAGCCAGCGTTAATCCCCCCATCCTGGCTTTTTCACCGTTGCTCGACGGCAGCGGGCTGCCCAAAGACACGCTGCGCAATTTAACCGAACTAGCCGAATGCGTCGTGCATATAGGCAATGAAACGTTGATAGAAGCGCTCAACACGACCAGCGCGAGTGTTCCTCCCGAGCAAGACGAGTTCTTATTAGCGGGGCTAGAGAAGGCTGAAATGCCGGGAATCAGCGTGCCACGTATTGCAGGTGCCCCGGTCGCCTTTGGTTGCAAGCTGCGCGACTTAATTCGTTTTGGCGATCAGCCATTAGCGGGATCGTTAGTGCTTGCTGAGATTGTCGCTATTCATATTGATGACGCGATATGGGATGGTCGGCATATCAATATGGACGTGCTAAAGCCAGTAGGGCGCTTGGCAGGCAGTGATTATGTAAGCATCAGTGACCGGTTTGCTCTTGAGCGGCCTGCATAA